The Populus alba chromosome 4, ASM523922v2, whole genome shotgun sequence genome contains a region encoding:
- the LOC118038975 gene encoding LOW QUALITY PROTEIN: uncharacterized protein (The sequence of the model RefSeq protein was modified relative to this genomic sequence to represent the inferred CDS: deleted 2 bases in 1 codon) has translation MPPPLLSSQDQDPAFSLLHDPDISSQVSSLLRLPGSGAGDNSLCRWFSDTFQSSEPQLQLVVLRFFPVIAGLYLSRVALKKPLAGFEAALLALYAHETTSRAGHAMTVNVPDLSNSSMYHETKEPAKDNTAELNLAVISWNLEPHGTVRSTKRARIVGVALELYYSKISLMSVGSKIEFFEFFKVWSGQDDDASKDCETQDDQESVGKDSVTKEGRIPLPWEILQPVLRILGHWLLLSFLFFNCDFPPLQLLLDCMQAGSESSDHRMCLVRYSCCASSLFLIIFTLGSA, from the exons ATGCCGCCTCCTCTCCTTTCCTCTCAAGATCAAGACCCTGCCTTCTCCCTCCTCCACGACCCTGATATCTCCTCTCAAGTCTCATCCCTCCTCCGT CTCCCCGGCTCCGGTGCAGGTGACAACAGTCTCTGCCGTTGGTTCTCTGACACCTTCCAATCCTCAGAGCCCCAACTCCAGCTTGTTGTCTTACGTTTCTTTCCTGTCATTGCTGGCCTTTATCTATCCCGTGTTGCCCTAAAAAAACCCTTGGCTGGTTTTGAGGCAGCTTTGTTAGCCCTTTATGCGCATGAAACCACCTCACGCGCAGGCCATGCTATGACAGTTAACGTGCCTGATTTATCAAATTCAAGTATGTATCATGAAACGAAAGAGCCTGCAAAGGATAATACTGCAGAATTAAACCTAGCTGTGATATCTTGGAATTTGGAGCCTCATGGGACGGTGAGATCAACAAAAAGGGCAAGAATTGTCGGGGTTGCATTAGAGTTATATTATAGTAAGATCTCTCTAATGTCTGTGGGGTCtaagattgaattttttgaattttttaaggtTTGGTCTGGTCAAGATGATGATGCGAGTAAAGACTGTGAGACTCAGGATGATCAAGAAAGTGTTGGCAAAGATAGTGTTACTAAGGAAGGGAGGATTCCTTTGCCATGGGAGATCTTGCAACCTGTTTTGAGGATATTAGGGCATTGGCTTTTGCTGTCATTTCTATTCTTCAATTGTGATTTTCCTCCGTTGCAGCTGCTCCTGGACTGTATGCAGGCTGGTTCTGAATCTTCTGATCATCGGATGTGTCTCGTCAGATACAGCTGCTGCGCTTCATCCCTGTTTCTGATCATATTTACTTTGGGTTCTGCGTGA
- the LOC118038973 gene encoding non-specific lipid transfer protein GPI-anchored 2, with protein MSKLGITAIILTLALISTVPAKTAAAPAPAEAPAPVSGLGPATPAPVETPAPVSGPGPAASGPIPGIDCITAVSNASDCLDYVTTGSNLTVPDKNCCPELAGLIESKPLCLCQLLSGDVAKQFGLSIDLGRAVNLPAVCKIANAPSASLCSVAGYPVAAPASGPSTGLPPLVPAAESPGGLAASPSAGENGAASSIAGSAFAVFGGLAFSILSTLF; from the exons ATGTCGAAGCTAGGCATCACCGCCATAATTCTGACCCTAGCCCTCATTTCAACAGTGCCAGCAAAAACGGCAGCAGCCCCGGCCCCGGCGGAAGCACCTGCACCTGTTTCAGGTCTTGGCCCGGCCACCCCGGCTCCCGTGGAAACACCTGCACCTGTTTCAGGTCCTGGTCCGGCAGCTTCTGGACCAATCCCTGGTATTGATTGTATAACAGCAGTGTCGAATGCGTCTGATTGCTTGGACTATGTAACGACAGGAAGTAACTTGACCGTTCCTGACAAGAATTGCTGTCCTGAGCTTGCTGGGTTGATAGAGAGCAAACCTTTATGTTTGTGTCAGTTGCTTAGTGGCGATGTTGCTAAGCAATTTGGGCTCTCAATTGATCTCGGCAGAGCTGTTAACCTTCCTGCAGTTTGCAAGATTGCTAATGCTCCTTCAGCCTCCTTGTGCTCAg TTGCGGGATACCCAGTAGCCGCTCCTGCAAGCGGTCCATCAACAGGCTTGCCACCTCTAGTCCCAG CTGCTGAGTCCCCGGGAGGATTAGCTGCAAGCCCGTCAGCCGGAGAAAATGGTGCAGCTTCAAGCATTGCAGGCTCAGCTTTTGCCGTCTTTGGTGGCTTGGCATTTTCAATTCTCTCGACATTGTTCTGA